The Theobroma cacao cultivar B97-61/B2 chromosome 2, Criollo_cocoa_genome_V2, whole genome shotgun sequence genome includes the window AACAAGCATATCACAAGGCCTTTACAGGCTAACCAATTTAAGAGAGTTTGCCTTCTCTTGCAAGGTGTCAAGAAGGCTGTCAAAGCTCTTCTTGAAAGCTTCGACTCCCTCGTCTTCGAGCTGTGAGCCTACATAGCCCCAGTCAATCCCCAACTTCTCAAGTGCACTATAGATGCCTTCAGCTTCAGACACATTTGTGTCAATTGTCCTTGACACTGTGCCATGATCGACGAAGGCTTGGAGAGCTTGGTCAGGCATGGTTGAAACCTGCAACAGCACAAATGACAATaacttaatgaaaattattCATCAACTCAGGTTCAAAAACCATGTctttattcaaatatttattcaacatgaagaaagctcactgTATCAGGTCCAATTAGAGGAGCAACGTATAGAGTGTCAGGGTAAGCAGGGTTCTTGACACTAGTTGAGGCCCAGAGCAACCTCTGTTTCTTGGCACCCTTCTTCACCAAAGCCTCCCACCTTGGACCAGAGAATTTCTTCTGGTAGAGCTGGTATGCCAGAGCTGCTTGAGCTACTGCAGCCTAACAAATATTAAGCATGCCACGGCATGAGCATATCTCGACATGTAGTGCAATTAATATTCAAAGTGTAAGAACATGTATATTGCAGTTTAGTCACCTTTCCTCGAAGATCAAGGGCCTCTGGTGTTCCAATCTTTTCGAGCATTTTGTCAATGAGAGTGTCTACCCGACTGACAAAGAAGGAAGCAACACTTGTAACCCTAGAGAGATCACTCAGCCCAGAAGCCTCAAGGCCATCCAAGTAAGCATCAATGACAGCTTCATATCTAGCAAGTGAGAATATGAGCTGTGCATACACATAAGAATAGAAAGTTTAGAACATGAAAGAAACAAAGCTAGTCTAGATTTACATGTAAATATGTCCACaattttctaaaacttcccTGAAACAAGTGCAGAACTACAATAGCCCAAACAGTCAAAAGTGCCAGAAATGTCATGATTGGAAAGCTCTGTTGATAGGGTTAAAATGGTTCTTAACTTGATTATCAGTCAATGGCCCATCTAAAGCATTAGTTCTTAGGATTGGTATAACAGTAACATGTTCATTACGCACAATAGTGAAACAGACGCGTGCAGCACAATACTATGGATAATAGCTACACATTCTAAGTTAAGCAAGTAAATTAGTAGTTAGTAGTAACTTACAGTGACATTGACGCTTATGCCTTTTGAAATAACTTCCTTGATGGAAGGAATACATGGTGCTGTTGCAGGAATTTTAATGTAGACATTGGGACAATCAACCACTTTATGAAGATATTTAGCCGCCTCAATGGTCCCTTCAGTATCATCAGCAAGTCTGGGAGAAACCTCAACAGAAACATAACCATCACCACCATCTGTTTGATCATAGATTGGCTCAAAAAGTTTACAGGCAT containing:
- the LOC18608825 gene encoding transaldolase, with the translated sequence MATISKLSNPNPAASLSSSFKPRSSSSLKCFVGFRATGSFGSKLVSSSSLSLTNNHLLKGSLVVRCSLADGNGSSVKRTTLHDLYEKEGQSPWYDNLCRPVTDLLPLIASGVRGVTSNPAIFQKAISSSNAYNDQFRELVQSGKDIESAYWELVVKDIQDACKLFEPIYDQTDGGDGYVSVEVSPRLADDTEGTIEAAKYLHKVVDCPNVYIKIPATAPCIPSIKEVISKGISVNVTLIFSLARYEAVIDAYLDGLEASGLSDLSRVTSVASFFVSRVDTLIDKMLEKIGTPEALDLRGKAAVAQAALAYQLYQKKFSGPRWEALVKKGAKKQRLLWASTSVKNPAYPDTLYVAPLIGPDTVSTMPDQALQAFVDHGTVSRTIDTNVSEAEGIYSALEKLGIDWGYVGSQLEDEGVEAFKKSFDSLLDTLQEKANSLKLVSL